One region of Chaetodon auriga isolate fChaAug3 chromosome 5, fChaAug3.hap1, whole genome shotgun sequence genomic DNA includes:
- the LOC143321431 gene encoding THAP domain-containing protein 6-like: MPHSCAAWNCTNRFTLQTRLQGITFHRFPKNKELRKKWETAVRREGFSASQSSVLCSEHFRPEDLDRTDQTVRIRDGAFPSVFSFPAHLHMPLVTRTSQTSKKAQETVSPYCSQLVQETEPLPVPSVDHSYALPSSYDDLRARLREAVNRVESLEKERRNAKDRERREKNTVSGLLEDLRVKNVINEELKEQLDTYSGDMKIQNLEII; this comes from the exons ATGCCGCATTCTTGTGCAGCGTGGAATTGTACCAACAGGTTTACACTCCAAACGCGATTGCAAGGGATTACCTTTCACAg GTTTCCCAAAAATAAAGAGCTCAGAAAGAAGTGGGAAACAGCTGTCCGGCGGGAAGGGTTTTCTGCTAGTCAGTCATCCGTGCTCTGCAGTGAACACTTCAGACCAGAGGATTTGGACAGGACAGATCAGACAGTCAGGATCAGAGACGGagcttttccttctgtcttcagtttccCAGCTCATCTCCACATG CCCTTGGTTACCAGGACGTCTCAGACCTCAAAGAAGGCACAGGAGACCGTGTCACCGTACTGTTCCCAGCTTGTCCAAGAGACCGAACCCCTGCCTGTGCCCAGTGTT GACCACTCCTATGCTCTGCCTTCATCATATGATGATCTGAGAGCCAGACTCAGGGAAGCCGTGAATAGGGTGGAGAGtctggaaaaagagaggaggaatgcaaaggacagagagaggagggaaaagaacaCTGTGAGTGGTCTTCTGGAGGATCTCAGGGTGAAGAACGTGATAAATGAAGAGTTGAAAGAGCAGCTCGATACATACTCAGGtgacatgaaaatacaaaatttGGAGATAATTTGA